The following are from one region of the Sorghum bicolor cultivar BTx623 chromosome 2, Sorghum_bicolor_NCBIv3, whole genome shotgun sequence genome:
- the LOC8084608 gene encoding uncharacterized protein LOC8084608, with product MRLFSPVVLQPPPPPASAFRFSSCLCVATLSHCHLSDDVAQALQFPKLKKLALQCVSISEDSLHSIIAASPVLECFLLRRSFGFRCVRINSASITSIGVDANDVHKRTVTCLEEFIVEDAPCLKRILYLQSSRRHTQLQISVISAPSLETLGRLSCPDYCKLALGSMIIEPCHIKGFRITNLTSPAYTVKILAVCNFNLSLDVVIDLMRCFPCLEKLYIESYMGRDKNLWRRKHHNLIKCLDIRLKTVVLTNYRGIRSQVNFATFFVLNAKMLESMTFRCRRYLVTDGILAEQQRLLQLEKKASRCARFYFTTKICEHNFMHINHAHDLSKTDPFECEETKVGVCASFE from the exons ATGCGCTTATTTTCGCCGGTGGTGTTGCAACCGCCACCTCCGCCAGCATCTGCCTTCCGCTTCTCGTCGTGCCTTTGCGTCGCCACTCTCAGCCACTGCcacctctctgacgacgtcgcccAGGCGCTTCAGTTCCCCAAGCTCAAGAAGCTCGCACTTCAATGTGTCAGCATTTCGGAGGATTCCCTGCATAGCATCATTGCTGCTTCTCCCGTCCTTGAGTGCTTCCTGCTTCGCAGAAGCTTTGGCTTCCGCTGTGTCAGGATCAACTCAGCTAGCATTACAAGCATTGGGGTGGATGCTAATGATGTTCATAAACGAACAGTGACATGTTTAGAAGAATTCATTGTCGAGGATGCCCCTTGCCTTAAAAGGATTCTGTATCTCCAATCATCACGAAGGCACACGCAACTGCAAATATCAGTTATTTCAGCACCCAGTCTGGAGACCTTGGGTCGCCTAAGTTGTCCTGACTACTGCAAGCTTGCGTTGGGCTCTATGATTATTGAG CCATGCCACATAAAGGGATTCCGGATCACTAACTTGACATCGCCGGCATACACTGTCAAGATTTTAGCAGTCTGTAATTTCAATCTTAGCTTGGATGTGGTTATTGACCTAATGAGATGCTTCCCATGCTTGGAGAAGTTGTATATCGAG TCATACATGGGGCGAGATAAGAATTTATGGCGCCGTAAACATCATAATCTTATCAAATGCCTTGACATCCGTCTCAAGACCGTTGTGTTGACTAATTATCGAGGTATAAGGTCACAAGTTAACTTTGCAACATTCTTTGTACTGAACGCAAAGATGCTGGAGTCAATGACATTTCGGTGTCGAAGGTACCTTGTGACTGATGGAATTCTTGCAGAGCAGCAACGGCTGCTACAGCTGGAGAAAAAGGCTTCAAGATGTGCTCGGTTTTATTTTACTACTAAAATATGTGAGCACAACTTTATGCATATTAATCATGCCCATGATTTGTCTAAAACCGACCCCTTTGAATGTGAAGAAACAAAGGTTGGTGTATGTGCATCCTTTGAGTAG
- the LOC8084609 gene encoding serine/threonine protein phosphatase 2A 57 kDa regulatory subunit B' theta isoform has translation MMKQIFGRRKSKTADKEFTGGRTFNQLSGSGAANLSGQPPFLSGTGNTYGSGNRTGFQDSRINDTNFRPLPSFKDVPNAEKQNLLIKKLNMCCTLFDFMDAAKNIKEKEIKTLMLLEIDEYVRTATVKFPEIVVEAITKMISVNLFRTLISPPREKKVLRAFDLEEDEPLMDPAWPHLYHVYELLLTFVQSPENDAKLAKRYIDNSFILRLLELFDSEDARERDRLKTVLHRIYGKFMVYRPFIRKAINNIFYQFIYETEKHNGIAELLEIFGSIINGFALPLKEEHKLFLVRTLIPLHKPRCTTVYHRQLSYCITQFVEKDCKLADTVIRGLIKYWPITNSTKEVLFLGELEEILDATQPAEFQKCMVPLSHQIARCLNSSHFQVAERVLFFWNNSHFENFVKQNSKVILPIIFPALEKNINGHWNQVVQSLSLNVRKIFSDRDPQLFTECLRKYEEDKDREKEFKLKQELAWKRLDEIASAKITSGEAVLVSPTLPRQPSVL, from the exons ATGATGAAACAGATATTTGGGCGGCGCAAGTCCAAAACCGCAGACAAGGAATTCACTGGCGGGAGGACGTTCAACCAGCTGTCGGGGTCTGGAGCTGCTAACCTGAGTGGCCAGCCGCCGTTTCTGTCGGGTACTGGGAACACCTATGGGAGTGGAAACCGTACTGGGTTCCAAGACTCCAGGATAAATGATACTAACTTCCGACCGTTGCCGAGCTTTAAGGATGTGCCCAATGCAGAGAAACAGAACCTGCTCATCAAAAAGCTGAACATGTGCTGCACTCTGTTTGACTTTATGGATGCCGCAAAGAACATAAAGGAGAAGGAAATCAAGACGCTAATGTTGTTGGAGATAGATGAGTATGTCAGGACTGCTACCGTGAAGTTCCCTGAGATTGTTGTGGAGGCAATCACAAAAATGATCTCAGTGAACTTGTTCAGGACACTAATTTCCCCACCCAGGGAGAAGAAGGTGCTTCGAGCTTTTGATCTAGAAGAGGATGAACCATTGATGGACCCTGCATGGCCACACTTGTACCATGTGTATGAGTTGCTCTTGACATTTGTTCAGTCTCCAGAAAATGATGCTAAACTGGCTAAGAGATATATTGACAATTCCTTTATTCTAAGGCTGCTTGAGCTCTTTGACTCCGAGGATGCTAGGGAGAGGGATCGCCTCAAGACTGTACTTCACCGTATCTATGGGAAGTTCATGGTGTATCGGCCATTTATCCGGAAAGCTATCAATAACATATTCTACCAGTTCATATATGAAACAGAAAAACACAATGGAATTGCAGAGCTCTTGGAGATTTTTGGAAGTATCATCAACGGGTTTGCTTTGCCACTCAAGGAAGAGCACAAACTGTTCCTTGTAAGGACCTTAATCCCACTTCACAAGCCAAGGTGCACTACAGTGTACCATCGACAGTTGTCTTACTGCATTACACAGTTTGTTGAGAAAGATTGCAAGCTTGCGGATACTGTTATTAGGGGCCTCATAAAATATTGGCCAATCACCAACAGCACAAAGGAGGTACTGTTCTTGGGTGAGTTGGAAGAGATACTAGATGCAACACAGCCTGCTGAATTTCAAAAATGTATGGTTCCTCTTTCTCACCAAATTGCTCGCTGCTTGAACAGCTCTCACTTCCAG GTTGCTGAGAGAGTATTGTTTTTCTGGAACAATTCTCACTTTGAGAATTTCGTTAAGCAAAACAGTAAGGTGATCCTGCCTATCATCTTCCCTGCATTGGAGAAAAATATAAATGGGCACTGGAATCAAGTCGTGCAAAGTCTCAGTCTGAATGTCCGAAAGATATTCTCCGATCGCGACCCTCAATTGTTTACTGAATGCTTGAGGAAATATGAGGAGGACAAAGACAGAGAGAAGGAATTCAAACTGAAGCAAGAGTTGGCATGGAAACGTCTAGATGAGATTGCATCAGCAAAAATCACAAGTGGTGAGGCTGTCCTCGTGTCTCCAACCTTGCCTCGTCAACCTTCAGTCTTGTAG